TTTGCTTCAAAGGACCATCTGACCGCCTTTTTTGGAACCATTACCTTCTACATCGGCATCTTTTCACTGCTGTTTCAGATGTTCGTCACGAACCGGATCATGAAGCGGGGAGTGGGCTGGGCGATCATGATGCTGCCCGCAGGGTTGCTGGTTTCCTTTATTGCCCTGGCCGTACATCCGAAGCTGTGGGCGGCGGCCCTGCTTCAGCTGGTGGACGGCGGGCTCAGCTATTCGATCCATCGATCCGGGATGGAACTGCTCTATTTGCCGATTCCGCCGCAGACTCGAAACGCGGTCAAGGGATTCATCGACATGTTTGTCGATCGGACGGGACGCGCGATCGGAGCCGTACTGCTTCTGGCGTGCACCGTGATACTGACGTTCTCAATACCCGCATTGAGTATTGTGGCGGCGTTTCTGGTCATCGCGTGGATCGCGATGGTGATTGCCGTGAAGCGCGAGTATCTGCATTCTTTCCGGCTGGCGCTGGAGAAATCGTCGATCGAGCCTGAAGCCCTTCAGCTTCGTAATCTGGATCGGGGAACAGCCCGGACGCTTATCCGGCTGCTGGACAGCGATGACGAGCGGCAGGTGCTTTATGCGCTGGACCTGCTGAGCAATACGCATCCCAATCGCTGGCGCGATCAGATTTCGATGTTGATCCGGCATCCCTCCGCCGCAGTCCGCGCCCGAACGATCGCACTCCTGGCTTCATGGAACGATCCGTTGATTGCGCGCGATGCCTTCATTCACCATCCCGATTATGAAACCGCCCGCGTTGCAATGGCCGGAGCCTTACGGTTTTACTGGACCGGATCGTTCCGGGACAGGGAATCGCTCGACGGTTTGTTGCGCGATTCATCTCCGGCGGTTGTGCGCCAGGCGATGGTTACCGCGGCGATGGTCAAGTATGAGGACGCCGTTCCGTTTCTCATCGAAAAGCTTGCGGATCGCCACTTCCGGCGCGACGCGCGCGCTGCGCTTGCGAAATTCGGTAATTCGATAATTGCCGACCTGGTGGCGCGGCTTCTGGATTCGGGTCAGCCCGGGCGCATCCGCATGAGGATCCCGAAGACGCTGGCGCTGGCAGGGACTCCCGAAGCAGCCGAGATGCTGCTTCGCTGCCTCCATCAGGTGGAATATCACGTCGACTATGCCGTCCTGAAAGCGCTCAACCGGATGCGGGGCGGTTTTCCGAAGATCCGTCTCGACCGTGCCCGTGTCATCCGGGCCATTTATACGGAGCGCGAAGCCTACGACCGTCTTTTAAACGTTCACGGGTGGCTCCTGGCGAGCGCGCCGGAAGGGCCGGTGTTCCAACTCCTGACGCGCGCGGTGGCCGAGCGCATGGGGGAACGGCTGGAACGCATCTTCCGGCTTGTCGGATTGATCTATCCGCCGAACGATATTTATGCCGCTTACTACAATTGGCAGATGCGCCCTGCCATGCGGGCCAGCGCCATCGAGTTTCTGGACAACCTGCTGGATACACGGATGAAAGAACTGATCATCCCATTGCTGGAGGAAGGAGGACCGCGTCCGGCGCGTGCGATGTCCAGACAAACCGTGTTCGGAACTCTTCTGAAGGGCGAGGATCCGTGGCTCAGCACGATCGTAATGGAGCTTGTCTCGAATGAAACAGGAATGCAGTACCTTAACGCCGGTTGACAAGGTTTTGTGTCTTCAGAGCGTCGACGTGTTTCGGCATGCAACGACCGAAATGCTGGGATTCATAGGCTCGATCGCGAGGGACGTCGAAGCACCTGCCGGCCAAACGATCTTCGAGGAGGAAGATGTTTCCGATGCAATGTACGTCGTCGTGCAGGGATATGTGCGCCTTGAAAAGAACGACGAAGAAGTGATGGTCGCGACCGCCGGCCAAAGCTTCGGCACCTGGGCATTATTCGACAATCAGCCGCGGCTTATGAAGGCGATTGCCGTGGGCAACGTGCATCTTCTGAAGATCCGCAGCGAGGATTTTTACGACCTGCTCTCGGATCACGAGGAGATCACTCCTGTCATGTTCCGGGCAATCATCGAGCGAGTGAAGACTCTAATTCCGGGGTAACCATGACGCTGAAGACCAGAGAACAGCAATTGACCGCGCAGCTGATGCAGGCGGAAAAAATGGCCGCGCTGGGTCTGTTGGTCGCGGGAGTCGCGCACGAAATCAATACGCCGATGGGCGCCATTCACAGCAACAACGACATCATGAATCGCGCTGTCGGTAGAATTCGCACGGCTCTCGGGCCGTCGCCCGAAAGAGAAGTCGGCCGCCTGCTCGATATTCTGGAACAGGTATGCAAAAACAATGAGGCCGCAACCGAACGCATCATGCACATCGTGCGCAGTTTAAAGAACTTTGCCCGTCTCGATGAGGCGGAAAGGAAATCTGTCAACATTCATGAAGGCATCGAGAGCACGCTGGCTCTGATGCAGCATCAGTTAAAAGGCCGGATCCGGATCGAAAGAGATTTCGCAGAGTTGCCCGAGATCGAGTGCCACCCGAATCAACTGAATCAGGTTTTCATGAATATTCTTGTCAACGCCGCGCAGGCAATCCCGCAGCGCGGCACCATCCGCATCCGAACTTGGACGGAAAACGATCAGGTAAAAATTGCCATCGGCGATAGCGGCGTTGGCATATCGGACGAGAATCTGCCGAAGATTTTCGATCCAGGCTTTACAACGAAAGGCGTCGGGATCGGTACCGGACTTGGGCTATCAATCTGCTACAAGATCGTGCAGGACCACGCGGGCACGATCGACGTAGACAGCTCAAAATCGGGCACAACGTTCACGATCGCGCTGCCCCTTCACGGATCCATGAAAGGTTAGAACGTGTCAGACAACTCCGAAAATAGCGGAAGGATTCCGAGGATTCTGCTCGTCGACGACGAAGAGATGGTTTTGAACTCCATCAAATCGTTCTTCTCAATCGAGAGCGCTTATGAACTTGTGACCCATACGTCGCCAATCAAGGCCCTTCAGGAGATCGAACGGAATGACATGAATTTCGATCTCGTGATCAGCGACTACCTGATGCCCGAGATGGATGGAATCACTTTTCTGGCCAAGGTGAAGGAAAGGCTGCCTTTTGTGCCGCGCATTCTTCTCACCGGTTACGCGGATAAGGAGAATGCCATCAAGGCCATCAATAACGTGGGGCTCTACCAGTACATCGAGAAGCCCTGGGACAACGAGGACTTGAAATTGGTCATCCGGAACGGACTGGAAAAAACGGTGTTGCTCAAGCAACTCGAAGAGAAAATTCAGGAAGTCGAACGGGCGCACCGTGACTTGAGCGACGTCCAGAAAGATATCCTCCGCGTCTTTGCCTGAGGGAACCGCCGTTCTATCGGAGCGGATTCGCCAACGGAAGGGAACGGAACACAAAAAGCACAAACAAAACACAAAAACACAAGAAAAACGTTGCGAGCCGCTTTTTGTGCTTCTTGTGTCCGTTCCCGATCCTATTTTGCCTTGGGAACAATTCG
This portion of the Terriglobia bacterium genome encodes:
- a CDS encoding ATP-binding protein, which translates into the protein MTLKTREQQLTAQLMQAEKMAALGLLVAGVAHEINTPMGAIHSNNDIMNRAVGRIRTALGPSPEREVGRLLDILEQVCKNNEAATERIMHIVRSLKNFARLDEAERKSVNIHEGIESTLALMQHQLKGRIRIERDFAELPEIECHPNQLNQVFMNILVNAAQAIPQRGTIRIRTWTENDQVKIAIGDSGVGISDENLPKIFDPGFTTKGVGIGTGLGLSICYKIVQDHAGTIDVDSSKSGTTFTIALPLHGSMKG
- a CDS encoding response regulator; protein product: MSDNSENSGRIPRILLVDDEEMVLNSIKSFFSIESAYELVTHTSPIKALQEIERNDMNFDLVISDYLMPEMDGITFLAKVKERLPFVPRILLTGYADKENAIKAINNVGLYQYIEKPWDNEDLKLVIRNGLEKTVLLKQLEEKIQEVERAHRDLSDVQKDILRVFA
- a CDS encoding cyclic nucleotide-binding domain-containing protein gives rise to the protein MFRHATTEMLGFIGSIARDVEAPAGQTIFEEEDVSDAMYVVVQGYVRLEKNDEEVMVATAGQSFGTWALFDNQPRLMKAIAVGNVHLLKIRSEDFYDLLSDHEEITPVMFRAIIERVKTLIPG